In Acipenser ruthenus chromosome 15, fAciRut3.2 maternal haplotype, whole genome shotgun sequence, a genomic segment contains:
- the LOC117421792 gene encoding nucleus accumbens-associated protein 2-like, producing MSQLLHMEIPNFGSTVLGCLNEQRLLGQYCDVSIVVKGQAFKAHRAVLAASSLYFRDLFSGSSKSHFELPSTVPPACFQQILSFCYTGKLTMAASEQLVIMYTAGYLQIHHIVERGMDLMFKASSPHCDSQTAAVEDPGSEPQSPCNNNLGQAAVSALTSTGWSPTLPLSLRSRIKQEGMESPLALQALAHKRGQQDQVVLGARLARGAPLYYSGSSASLGAVFSSAQLYPVPTGERSSPGASSLHTTDSPTSYQNEEEEFEDEVYDGIIEDPYGQVYGRTPATYAIQEKSDVATMPVSLENRSCVLLRRDLVALPASLISQIGYRCHPKLYSEGDPGEKLELVAGTGVYITRGQLMNCHLCAGIKHKVLLRRLLATFFDRNTLANSCGTGIRSSTSDPSRKPLDSRILNAVKLYCQNFAPNFKESEMNVIAADMCTNARRVRKRWLPKIKSMLPDGMEVYRGGVPGAGVPGQGAAGLLFEPDFQPLTAAGFSFEQRIYTERKEPSRTHPSPGLELEGSPDPPFEPEGQEPEGEGEEEEEDDVGLAEASGGPQAQTPLNLAEGSGGRPHTPDRRQEENGEPLQINMQ from the exons ATGTCCCAGCTGCTGCACATGGAGATCCCCAACTTTGGGAGCACGGTGCTGGGCTGCTTGAATGAGCAGAGACTGCTTGGACAGTACTGCGACGTGTCCATTGTGGTCAAGGGCCAGGCCTTCAAAGCTCACCGGGCGGTCCTGGCTGCGAGCAGCCTGTACTTCCGCGACCTCTTCAGCGGCAGCTCCAAGAGCCACTTTGAGCTGCCCTCCACGGTGCCTCCAGCCTGCTTCCAGCAGATCCTGTCCTTCTGCTATACAGGCAAGCTGACCATGGCAGCCAGTGAACAGCTTGTCATCATGTACACAGCCGGGTATCTGCAGATCCATCACATTGTGGAGCGGGGCATGGACCTCATGTTTAAAGCCAGCTCTCCTCACTGTGACTCCCAGACTGCTGCTGTGGAAGACCCAGGATCAGAGCCTCAAAGCCCCTGCAATAACAACCTTGGACAGGCTGCAGTCTCCGCTTTGACCTCTACAGGCTGGTCCCCAACGCTGCCTCTGTCCCTGCGCAGCCGCATCAAGCAAGAAGGCATGGAGTCTCCTCTGGCTCTCCAAGCGTTGGCTCACAAGCGCGGACAGCAGGACCAGGTTGTGCTGGGCGCCAGGCTCGCCCGAGGGGCTCCTCTCTACTACTCTGGCAGTAGCGCTAGTCTTGGGGCTGTTTTCTCCAGTGCCCAGCTCTACCCTGTGCCCACTGGGGAGCGCTCGAGCCCAGGTGCCTCTAGCCTGCACACAACCGACAGCCCCACATCCTACCAGAATGAGGAGGAAGAGTTTGAAGATGAGGTGTATGATGGGATCATAGAGGACCCTTATGGGCAGGTCTATGGGAGAACACCAGCCACATATGCCA tccaaGAGAAGTCCGATGTCGCCACCATGCCCGTCTCGCTGGAGAACCGCTCCTGTGTGCTCCTTCGAAGGGACCTGGTGGCACTCCCTGCTAGTCTCATCAGCCAGATTGGGTATCGGTGCCACCCCAAACTGTACTCTGAAGGGGACCCAGGAGAGAAGCTGGAACTCGTAGCAG GTACAGGGGTGTACATTACCCGAGGCCAGCTGATGAACTGTCACCTGTGTGCCGGCATCAAACACAAGGTGCTTCTGCGGCGCCTGCTAGCTACCTTCTTTGACAG gaACACTCTAGCTAACAGCTGTGGGACAGGAATCCGCTCATCAACCAGCGACCCCAGCCGGAAACCGCTGGACAGCCGAATCCTCAACGCTGTCAAAC TGTACTGTCAGAATTTTGCACCAAATTTCAAGGAGAGTGAGATGAACGTCATTGCGGCTGACATGTGCACCAATGCACGGCGTGTCCGTAAGCGCTGGCTTCCCAAGATCAAGTCAATGTTGCCGGACGGGATGGAGGTGTACCGCGGTGGAGTGCCCGGTGCTGGCGTGCCGGGGCAGGGAGCTGCTGGCCTGCTTTTCGAGCCTGATTTCCAACCGCTGACCGCTGCCGGTTTTAGCTTTGAGCAGCGTATCTACACCGAGCGCAAAGAACCGTCAAGAACTCATCCCAGCCCCGGCCTAGAGCTGGAGGGAAGCCCCGACCCACCCTTCGAACCAGAGGGGCAGGAGcccgagggggagggggaggaggaggaggaggacgatgTAGGGCTTGCTGAAGCCTCTGGGGGTCCACAGGCACAGACCCCCCTCAATCTTGCGGAAGGCAGCGGCGGTCGACCACACACGCCAGATAGACGGCAAGAGGAAAATGGAGAACCACTGCAGATAAACATGCAATGA